One Candidatus Niyogibacteria bacterium genomic region harbors:
- a CDS encoding HD domain-containing protein, whose protein sequence is MKIPKEIKEVYEALTGAGYEAYLVGGCVRDLLLGRAPKDWDITTNAKPEEIQKIFPADSFYENDFGTVGVKTGSDDPTLAVVEITPYRIEEKYTDKRHPDAVKFTDKLEDDLKRRDFTINALALKLKTKDQELIDHFGGEKDLKNKIIRAVGNPEERFGEDALRIMRALRFEAELGFSIEDKTLEALREKRGLLEFISKERIRDELIKTIESDNASRGLEAMRELGILKFVMPELEEGWNVTQNKHHIYTVWEHNLRSLDRAVKEKWPLDIRMSALLHDVGKPRTKHGDGKDSTFYNHEIVGAKMTAAILSRLRFPKKFIDKVTKLVRYHLFYYNVGEVTESSVRRLVARVGAEDMNDLIKVRICDRVGSGVPKAEPYKLRHFQFMVDKVQRDPISVKMLKIKGDDIMRICAFEPGPKIGAILDVLLEEVLDDPKLNSKDYLEGRIKKLCAVSEKELGKLRESAKHKKIGLEEEEVGKIKQRYYVK, encoded by the coding sequence ATGAAAATCCCGAAAGAAATTAAAGAGGTTTACGAGGCGCTTACGGGCGCCGGATACGAGGCGTATTTGGTCGGCGGATGCGTAAGAGATTTGCTGTTGGGACGAGCGCCAAAGGATTGGGACATAACCACAAACGCCAAGCCGGAAGAAATTCAAAAAATTTTCCCTGCCGATAGTTTTTATGAAAACGATTTCGGAACAGTCGGGGTCAAGACCGGCTCTGACGACCCAACGCTTGCGGTAGTTGAAATAACTCCGTATCGTATTGAAGAAAAGTACACCGACAAACGCCATCCCGACGCGGTTAAGTTCACCGACAAACTTGAAGACGATTTGAAGCGCAGGGATTTTACTATAAACGCGCTGGCATTGAAACTAAAAACTAAAGACCAAGAACTGATAGACCATTTCGGCGGAGAGAAAGATTTGAAAAATAAAATTATTCGCGCGGTCGGCAATCCGGAAGAAAGATTTGGAGAAGACGCTTTGCGCATTATGCGGGCTCTGCGTTTTGAAGCCGAACTCGGTTTTTCAATTGAAGATAAAACGCTGGAAGCGCTTCGCGAAAAGCGCGGGCTTCTGGAATTCATATCCAAAGAACGGATTCGCGACGAACTCATAAAAACGATTGAATCGGATAATGCCTCGCGAGGTTTGGAAGCTATGCGGGAACTCGGCATTTTGAAATTCGTTATGCCCGAACTTGAAGAGGGCTGGAATGTTACTCAAAATAAACATCACATTTACACCGTTTGGGAGCATAATTTGCGCTCGCTTGACCGAGCGGTTAAAGAAAAATGGCCGCTTGATATCAGAATGTCAGCGCTCCTTCACGATGTCGGCAAGCCGCGCACCAAGCATGGCGACGGCAAGGATTCAACTTTTTATAATCATGAAATTGTGGGCGCGAAAATGACTGCCGCGATTTTGTCGCGCCTGCGCTTTCCCAAAAAATTTATTGATAAAGTAACCAAACTGGTGCGCTATCACCTTTTTTATTACAATGTCGGCGAGGTTACGGAGTCCTCGGTCAGGCGGCTTGTAGCGAGAGTTGGCGCTGAAGATATGAATGATTTAATTAAAGTCCGGATTTGCGACCGCGTGGGGTCGGGCGTGCCCAAAGCCGAGCCCTACAAACTGCGCCACTTCCAGTTTATGGTTGACAAGGTCCAGCGCGACCCGATCTCGGTTAAAATGCTCAAAATCAAAGGCGACGACATTATGCGGATTTGCGCATTTGAGCCCGGTCCTAAAATAGGCGCGATACTTGATGTTTTGCTTGAAGAAGTGCTTGACGACCCGAAATTAAACAGCAAAGATTACCTCGAAGGCCGAATCAAAAAACTCTGCGCCGTGTCGGAGAAAGAATTAGGGAAATTACGCGAGTCAGCCAAACATAAAAAAATCGGCCTGGAAGAAGAGGAGGTCGGTAAAATTAAACAAAGGTATTATGTGAAATAA
- a CDS encoding class I SAM-dependent methyltransferase, whose translation MAKIILEKSWDAAAKTFFEEWEPLFKRGLIWGPYGPWEKDAKLLPPLRNKRVLVLGCGSGPDVWWLAKQGAKVTAADFSEKQLELAENRMKKARLKANFLKKDLNKINTKDFPKNTFDLVVSNYAFQYIKDLNRLFAEVRRFLKKDGKFIFSLNHPVWSGTRSDGEKRSDKSLDYITERKVHFTMSGGKKEAPFYIYHRTVGRIINALAKNEFFIEKMLEPKPAVRSTKYYNEWLMLAKKIPATIIFAARKIK comes from the coding sequence GTGGCTAAAATTATTTTAGAAAAAAGCTGGGATGCCGCGGCGAAAACATTTTTTGAAGAATGGGAGCCGCTTTTTAAGCGCGGTTTGATTTGGGGTCCCTATGGCCCTTGGGAAAAAGACGCGAAGTTACTCCCGCCGTTAAGAAACAAGAGGGTCTTGGTTTTGGGATGCGGTTCCGGGCCGGATGTTTGGTGGCTGGCAAAACAAGGCGCTAAAGTTACAGCGGCGGACTTTTCAGAAAAACAGCTTGAATTGGCTGAAAACAGAATGAAAAAAGCGCGTCTGAAGGCAAATTTTTTGAAAAAGGATTTAAATAAGATAAATACAAAAGACTTTCCCAAAAATACTTTTGATTTAGTCGTTTCCAATTACGCGTTTCAGTATATCAAGGACTTAAACCGTTTATTCGCCGAGGTTCGCCGATTTTTAAAAAAGGACGGAAAATTCATTTTCAGCCTGAATCATCCTGTCTGGTCGGGGACGCGTTCGGATGGCGAAAAGCGCAGCGACAAATCTTTGGATTATATTACCGAGAGAAAAGTTCATTTCACTATGTCCGGCGGAAAAAAAGAAGCTCCGTTTTATATTTATCATAGAACCGTGGGACGTATAATCAACGCGCTTGCAAAAAACGAATTTTTTATAGAAAAAATGCTTGAACCAAAGCCGGCCGTTCGTTCAACGAAGTATTACAACGAATGGCTGATGCTTGCTAAAAAAATCCCGGCCACGATTATTTTTGCCGCAAGAAAAATCAAATAG
- a CDS encoding tyrosine-type recombinase/integrase encodes MRHSDKNDFLRQYLEYLEIEKGRGLKTLDNYDRYLAAFFDFAKIAAPADITDDAVRDFRLWLNRKNLKKKTQNYYLIALRGFLKYLARREIASLAAEKIELAKTGEREIDLISEDELERLIVSPSGDGAKGLRDRAILELLFSTGLRVSELCSLNRDSVNLKKGEFSVRGKGEKVRLVFLSDDAKSAVENWLNKRPDIEEALFVRLPRTKSHKLKAISYSRLTPRSVERIIKYHALKSGISKKVTPHTLRHCFATDLLTNGADLRSVQIMLGHSNISTTQIYTHITNRQLSEIHKTFHARKRK; translated from the coding sequence GTGCGACATTCGGATAAAAATGATTTTTTAAGGCAGTACTTGGAATATCTGGAAATTGAAAAAGGCCGAGGCCTGAAGACCCTTGATAATTACGACAGGTATCTTGCCGCCTTTTTTGATTTTGCCAAAATCGCAGCACCCGCCGACATTACTGATGACGCTGTACGCGATTTCCGGCTGTGGCTCAATCGCAAAAATCTAAAGAAAAAGACCCAAAATTATTATTTAATCGCGCTACGCGGTTTTTTAAAATATCTGGCCAGGCGCGAAATCGCGAGTTTAGCTGCCGAGAAAATAGAATTGGCTAAAACAGGGGAGCGCGAAATTGATTTAATATCGGAAGACGAATTGGAGCGTTTAATCGTCTCTCCGTCCGGAGACGGCGCCAAGGGCTTGCGGGACCGCGCGATTCTGGAGCTTTTATTTTCAACGGGACTTCGTGTGTCCGAACTTTGCTCGCTTAATCGCGATTCTGTCAATTTGAAAAAGGGGGAGTTCAGCGTAAGAGGCAAGGGAGAAAAAGTGCGCCTGGTTTTTTTGTCCGATGACGCGAAGTCAGCCGTTGAAAATTGGCTGAATAAACGGCCCGACATTGAAGAGGCCCTTTTTGTTCGCCTCCCAAGAACTAAAAGCCACAAGCTAAAAGCTATAAGCTATTCCCGCCTCACTCCGCGTTCGGTAGAAAGAATTATAAAATATCACGCGCTCAAATCCGGCATTTCCAAAAAAGTTACTCCGCACACTTTGCGCCATTGTTTTGCCACCGATCTTCTGACAAACGGCGCGGATTTGCGTTCGGTCCAGATAATGCTGGGGCATTCCAACATTTCAACCACGCAAATTTATACTCACATCACTAACCGCCAGCTTAGCGAAATCCATAAAACATTTCACGCGCGCAAGAGAAAATAA
- a CDS encoding NYN domain-containing protein — protein MKRYAFIDVLNTENSAEQMLGFSINWRRLADYLMNKRSCSEVSFYTGIDNGDVETANEFESLKNDGYTVKSKPIFAYKNKDKKISKRCVRCKEENVFIVDMGYKKKSNCDVELSIDAIEKSAPGVELMLFTGDGDFEYLIIKALEKGVERVYIFSYSGKDSKAGITISRFSTKLRNLIAVDTKRVFYTSLLDIKHAIKKELPTT, from the coding sequence ATGAAGCGATACGCTTTTATAGATGTATTAAATACAGAAAATTCCGCTGAGCAAATGCTTGGTTTTTCAATTAATTGGAGAAGGCTTGCCGACTATTTAATGAACAAGAGGTCGTGTTCGGAAGTTTCTTTTTACACAGGAATTGACAATGGGGATGTTGAAACCGCCAACGAATTTGAGTCCTTAAAAAATGATGGGTACACAGTAAAAAGTAAGCCGATTTTTGCTTATAAAAATAAGGACAAAAAGATATCTAAACGCTGCGTGCGCTGTAAAGAAGAAAACGTATTTATTGTTGATATGGGGTACAAGAAAAAGTCGAATTGCGACGTTGAGTTGTCAATAGACGCAATTGAAAAATCTGCTCCTGGGGTTGAGCTGATGCTGTTTACTGGCGATGGCGATTTTGAATACTTAATAATTAAGGCTTTGGAAAAAGGCGTTGAAAGGGTTTATATTTTTTCTTATTCCGGCAAAGACTCAAAAGCTGGGATAACGATTTCTAGATTTTCGACAAAACTTCGCAATCTTATAGCCGTAGATACAAAAAGAGTTTTTTATACCTCTCTTTTAGATATAAAACACGCCATAAAAAAAGAATTGCCCACCACATAA
- a CDS encoding sodium-translocating pyrophosphatase gives MLESFPIIVAFVSLFFVWWLVSWIKKQPLGTDKMREVASAIKEGANAFIKRQYKTIGWISLLLALALFLVYTFTGDPELGWQTAFAFILGALSSAIAGIVGMKMSTTANLRSAAASKSGFNSAMQVAFRGGAITGIIVVALSLFGISGLFLFYKFLGYDVVKIPTLIVGYGFGASLVALFAQLGGGIYTKAADVGADLVGKVEQGIPEDDPRNPAVIADLVGDNVGDCAGRGADLFESTAAENIGAMILGAALFPFFGIGGIMFPLVLRALGLVASIIGLFAVRARENENPMAALNRGYYLTLGLAVIAFFFTTKYLLGNMWFFAAGLVGMLTSLVFVYITQYYTDSRHRPVRSIAQSSETGPATNIISGFSVGLESTALTVLAISAALLASFYFGKLSGIPGGGLFGTAVATMGMLATAAYILAMDVFGPITDNGAGIVEMSGESEEYRDVMDKLDSAGNTTKALTKGYAIGSAALAAFLLFSAYLEEVHLTVVDLAKVEVFVGGMLGAMIVFLFSALAIRAVGRSAYYIINEVRRQFRERPGIMAGTEKPDYSKAVDITTRGALKEMILPGVLAIVGPVAVGLLLRAEAEAGLLMIGTIAGVLLATVMNNSGGAWDNAKKWIEEGNMGGKGSDPHKAAVTGDTVGDPFKDTAGPSLHVLIKLLATLTLVLAPLFV, from the coding sequence ATGCTTGAATCCTTTCCTATTATAGTGGCGTTTGTATCGCTCTTTTTTGTCTGGTGGCTTGTTTCGTGGATAAAAAAACAGCCGCTGGGCACGGACAAAATGCGCGAGGTGGCTTCGGCCATAAAGGAGGGCGCGAACGCCTTTATCAAAAGGCAATATAAAACCATCGGCTGGATTTCTCTTTTATTGGCTCTGGCTCTTTTTTTGGTCTACACTTTCACGGGCGATCCGGAGCTTGGGTGGCAGACCGCCTTCGCTTTTATTTTAGGCGCGCTTTCGTCGGCTATCGCGGGCATTGTGGGGATGAAAATGTCCACTACGGCCAATCTTCGTTCGGCCGCGGCTTCCAAAAGCGGTTTTAATTCGGCTATGCAAGTGGCTTTTCGCGGGGGGGCCATAACCGGAATTATAGTCGTGGCTCTTTCGCTTTTTGGAATTTCGGGATTGTTTCTTTTTTATAAATTTCTCGGCTACGATGTCGTAAAAATTCCCACGCTCATAGTCGGCTATGGTTTTGGCGCGTCTTTAGTCGCGCTTTTCGCGCAGCTGGGCGGCGGGATTTACACCAAAGCCGCGGATGTCGGAGCCGATCTTGTCGGAAAAGTTGAACAGGGTATTCCCGAAGACGACCCCAGAAATCCGGCGGTTATAGCCGATCTTGTCGGCGATAATGTCGGCGATTGCGCGGGGCGCGGAGCGGACCTCTTTGAATCAACCGCGGCCGAAAACATAGGCGCCATGATTTTGGGCGCCGCGCTCTTTCCTTTTTTCGGCATCGGCGGAATAATGTTTCCTCTGGTTTTGCGGGCTTTGGGACTGGTCGCGAGTATAATCGGACTTTTTGCCGTTCGCGCCCGAGAAAATGAAAACCCTATGGCGGCATTAAACCGAGGATATTATTTGACCCTGGGACTTGCCGTAATCGCTTTTTTCTTCACCACTAAATATCTGCTGGGCAATATGTGGTTTTTTGCCGCAGGGCTCGTCGGCATGCTGACCAGTTTGGTTTTCGTTTACATCACTCAATATTATACCGATTCGCGCCACAGGCCGGTTCGCTCCATCGCTCAATCATCTGAAACGGGGCCCGCGACAAATATTATTTCCGGATTTTCCGTCGGCCTTGAATCAACGGCTTTGACGGTGCTGGCTATAAGCGCGGCTCTCCTTGCTTCATTTTATTTCGGAAAACTTTCGGGAATTCCCGGCGGAGGACTTTTTGGAACGGCCGTGGCCACAATGGGCATGCTTGCCACTGCCGCCTACATTTTGGCTATGGATGTTTTCGGCCCCATTACCGATAACGGCGCGGGCATTGTTGAGATGTCCGGAGAGTCGGAAGAATATCGCGACGTGATGGATAAATTGGATTCTGCCGGAAACACCACCAAGGCCCTGACCAAGGGCTATGCTATCGGCTCGGCGGCGCTTGCGGCGTTTTTGCTTTTTTCGGCATATCTTGAAGAGGTGCATTTAACCGTCGTAGATTTGGCTAAAGTTGAGGTGTTTGTCGGCGGGATGCTCGGCGCTATGATTGTTTTTCTTTTTTCGGCTTTGGCCATCCGCGCCGTCGGCCGCTCCGCCTACTATATTATTAACGAAGTCCGCAGGCAGTTTCGCGAAAGACCCGGAATTATGGCCGGAACCGAAAAACCGGATTACTCAAAAGCGGTTGACATAACAACCAGAGGCGCTTTGAAAGAAATGATTTTGCCCGGAGTTCTTGCCATTGTCGGTCCGGTTGCGGTCGGACTTTTGTTAAGAGCCGAAGCCGAAGCAGGACTTTTGATGATTGGAACTATTGCCGGGGTTTTACTCGCAACCGTTATGAATAATAGCGGAGGCGCGTGGGATAACGCTAAAAAATGGATTGAAGAAGGCAATATGGGCGGCAAGGGTTCGGACCCGCATAAGGCCGCGGTAACCGGCGACACCGTCGGCGACCCGTTTAAAGATACGGCCGGTCCCTCGCTTCATGTTTTAATAAAACTTCTTGCCACGCTGACACTGGTACTCGCTCCGCTATTTGTTTAA
- the nusA gene encoding transcription termination/antitermination protein NusA codes for MISDTKTFQSALEQLEIERGIPKEKILETIELALAAAYKKDYGKRGQIIRAKFDPASGRSDFWQVKIVVDESMLKPEESDEETAETAEPENQKVPEIRRSFEPQEPEEETPTEEHKVRFNPERHMMIDEAKKIKKGVKAGEELTFVLEAKDDYGRIAAQTAKQVIIQRIREAERESVYDEFKKKEGGIISGIVQRIEGRNVFMDLGRITAILPSEEQIRGERYRIGERIKALLYLVEKTPRGTNLYLSRTHPQFLVKLFEMEVPEMASGTVEIKSVAREPGARSKIAVASSAEGIDPVGSAVGQKGVRVSTVIAELGGEKIDIIEWSDEPQDFVENALSPAKILDVEIQKRSRTAKVIVDEDQLSLAIGRGGQNVRLAARLTGWKIDIQSRAGESVAQASEEGEVSGENIEKGE; via the coding sequence ATGATATCAGACACAAAAACATTTCAATCGGCGCTTGAACAACTTGAAATCGAGCGCGGCATACCCAAAGAAAAAATATTGGAAACAATAGAGCTGGCTTTGGCGGCGGCCTACAAAAAAGACTACGGAAAAAGGGGGCAGATTATACGGGCCAAATTTGACCCGGCAAGCGGCCGCTCCGATTTCTGGCAGGTAAAAATAGTCGTTGATGAATCAATGCTCAAACCAGAGGAGTCTGACGAGGAAACGGCTGAAACAGCCGAACCGGAAAACCAAAAGGTCCCGGAAATCCGACGGTCTTTTGAACCCCAGGAACCCGAAGAAGAAACTCCGACTGAAGAACATAAAGTCCGTTTTAATCCCGAACGACATATGATGATTGACGAAGCCAAGAAGATAAAAAAGGGCGTGAAGGCCGGAGAAGAATTGACTTTCGTCCTTGAAGCCAAAGACGATTACGGACGGATTGCGGCCCAGACCGCCAAGCAAGTCATAATCCAGCGAATACGCGAAGCTGAACGCGAGTCGGTCTACGACGAATTTAAAAAGAAGGAGGGCGGAATTATATCCGGCATAGTTCAGAGAATAGAGGGCCGTAATGTTTTTATGGACCTCGGAAGAATTACGGCCATTCTGCCTTCTGAAGAACAAATCAGAGGCGAACGCTACCGGATAGGAGAAAGAATAAAAGCGCTTTTGTATCTGGTGGAAAAAACTCCGCGCGGAACGAACCTGTATCTTTCGCGCACTCACCCGCAATTTCTGGTAAAACTTTTTGAAATGGAAGTTCCGGAAATGGCTTCGGGCACTGTTGAAATAAAAAGCGTTGCCCGAGAGCCCGGGGCAAGGTCAAAAATCGCTGTGGCTTCTTCAGCCGAAGGGATTGACCCGGTCGGTTCGGCCGTGGGCCAAAAAGGAGTCCGGGTTTCAACTGTTATAGCGGAGCTCGGCGGGGAAAAAATAGACATTATAGAATGGTCGGATGAACCGCAAGATTTTGTGGAAAACGCGCTGTCGCCTGCTAAAATTCTTGACGTTGAAATACAGAAAAGAAGCCGAACCGCGAAGGTTATTGTGGACGAAGACCAGCTGTCGCTGGCAATCGGCCGGGGGGGGCAGAATGTGCGGCTCGCGGCGCGGCTTACCGGATGGAAAATAGACATTCAGTCGCGAGCAGGCGAATCCGTAGCCCAGGCCTCGGAAGAAGGGGAAGTTTCGGGAGAAAATATTGAAAAAGGCGAATAG